In a genomic window of Temperatibacter marinus:
- a CDS encoding antibiotic biosynthesis monooxygenase family protein: MSISPTPRPPYIAVIFSNQREEVDEKGYAQTADEMVALASKQDGYLGIESVRDETGFGITVSYWRDEDAIKNWKANADHQAAQKAGRKTWYRAYKTRISTVTRDYGLGD, translated from the coding sequence ATGTCCATCTCTCCTACACCAAGACCACCCTACATCGCCGTCATATTTTCAAATCAACGCGAAGAAGTCGATGAGAAAGGCTATGCACAAACAGCCGATGAAATGGTAGCTCTTGCTAGCAAACAGGATGGATATCTTGGAATCGAAAGTGTAAGGGATGAAACAGGATTTGGCATCACGGTTAGTTACTGGAGAGACGAAGACGCCATCAAAAACTGGAAGGCCAATGCAGATCACCAAGCTGCACAAAAAGCAGGTCGGAAAACTTGGTACCGCGCCTACAAAACACGGATTTCCACAGTCACACGAGATTACGGGTTAGGCGATTAA